In Cotesia glomerata isolate CgM1 linkage group LG3, MPM_Cglom_v2.3, whole genome shotgun sequence, one genomic interval encodes:
- the LOC123261959 gene encoding U1 small nuclear ribonucleoprotein 70 kDa — protein sequence MTQFLPPNLLALFAPRDPIPYLPPVSKLPHEKKNGGYLGVGSFLKYFEDPKDTPPPLRVETREERLERRRRERAEQVAYKLEQEIAVWDPAAIPNVTADPFKTLFVARINYDTSESKLRREFEVYGPVKKIVVIHNTVNGKPRGYAFIEYEHERDMHSAYKHADGKKIDGRRVLVDVERARTVKGWLPRRLGGGLGGTRRGGPDVNIKHSGREDNERERERYRLEREREASGRGLDRDRDRDRMDRERRRSRERKRRSRSRSRERKRRRSRDRGAEPEVEEIQREERTRDRRERDRDRSDRDRDRKRRRSRSNDRSDRDRDRERKREKRDRERRDRKDRERVPDEDTKEIRVKEEPIDDYPEYNNTYSSTTPYFAQVKYEDDNEVEEKYRIPENRSDQPPYNYDSVPEYH from the exons ATGACACAATTTTTACCACCAAATTTATTAGCACTATTTGCTCCGCGTGATCCAATACCATATTTACCACCAGTTAGCAAACTTCCGCATGAAAAAAAGAATGGAGGATACCTCGGCGTCGGATCTTTTCTCAAATACTTTGAG GACCCGAAAGATACACCACCACCGCTTAGAGTTGAGACACGGGAAGAACGTCTAGAACGTCGGAGACGTGAACGTGCTGAACAAGTTGCTTATAAACTTGAGCAAGAAATAGCGGTCTGGGATCCAGCAGCTATTCCTAATGTTACTGCTGATccttttaaaactttatttgTTGCGCGAATt aactATGATACCTCTGAATCAAAACTTAGAAGAGAATTTGAAGTTTACGGGCCAGTTAAGAAG attgtTGTTATCCACAACACAGTCAATGGAAAACCAAGAGGGTACGCATTCATTGAGTATGAACACGAAAGGGACATGCACT ctGCGTATAAACATGCGGATGGTAAGAAAATAGATGGCCGCAGAGTGTTGGTGGATGTTGAACGTGCAAGAACGGTTAAAGGATGGCTACCACGTAGACTTGGTGGTGGTCTTGGTGGTACACGTAGAGGAGGTCCTGATGTCAATATCAAGCACTCTGGTAGGGAGGATAACGAAAGGGAACGTGAGCGATACCGATTGGAACGAGAACGAGAAGCATCTGGTCGTGGACTTGACCGTGAtcg TGATCGTGACCGTATGGACAGAGAGCGTAGAAGATCGCGTGAACGTAAACGAAGATCGCGTAGTAGATCTCGCGAGCGTAAACGTAGACGTAGTCGCGACCGCGGTGCCGAGCCAGAGGTCGAGGAAATACAGAGAGAAGAGCGGACTCGCGATCGACGTGAGCGTGATAGAGATCGTTCGGACCGTGACAGAGACCGCAAACGCAGACGATCGCGAAGCAACGATCGCAGCGATCGCGATCGTGATCGTGAACGTAAGAGAGAAAAGCGTGATCGCGAACGCCGGGATCGTAAGGACCGCGAACGCGTTCCTGACGAAGACACTAAAGAAATTCGTGTCAAAGAAGAACCTATTGacg ATTATCCGGAGTATAATAATACTTACTCATCTACGACACCTTACTTTGCTCAAGTAAAGTATGAAGACGACAATGAAGTTGAAGAGAAGTATAGAATTCCAGAAAATCGTAGTGATCAACCTCCGTATAATTATGATTCTGTACCAgaatatcattaa
- the LOC123261965 gene encoding transmembrane protein 98-like, which yields MSSPMSVSSASSSTAPGMETVVAVALGALAAVFLGALFVLLVICRRQRFYYKQKDADLNSDLLEVDNGCTLGLDAWEGEEWLAGAERWVDDATGLAPPCIAVLRSCHSLAASLTAIAGTVNSNTVPLEIVDVARRIPPRVDDVVRSLYPPLDARLLEARVAALVLAVTHLALVTKHGVPKNQARKLAFIDQALQDMDTHLLVLRNAALAQENTSSIPVSTPV from the exons ATGAGTTCTCCGATGTCAGTAAGTAGTGCTAGCTCTTCGACGGCACCAGGTATGGAAACGGTGGTAGCTGTTGCACTAGGTGCATTAGCAGCAGTATTTCTCGGTGCTTTATTTGTTTTACTGGTTATATGTCGCCGTCAACGTTTTTACTAT AAACAGAAAGACGCAGACTTGAACTCTGACTTGTTGGAGGTCGACAACGGATGTACTTTGGGTCTTGATGCCTGGGAAGGAGAAGAATGGCTCGCTGGTGCTGAAAG GTGGGTTGACGATGCTACTGGACTAGCTCCACCTTGTATTGCTGTATTACGGTCATGTCATTCACTTGCTGCGAGTCTTACAGCTATCGCTGGTACTGTTAATAGCAATACTGTGCCCTTAGAAATTGTCGAT GTTGCAAGAAGGATACCACCGCGAGTGGACGACGTTGTTCGCAGTTTGTATCCCCCATTAGACGCCAGACTCCTAGAAGCACGCGTCGCAGCTCTGGTACTCGCAGTTACTCATCTTGCTCTTGTTACCAAACACGGTGTACCTAAAAACCAAGCCAGAAAATTAGCGTTCATTGATCAAGCTTTACAAGATATGGATACTCATCTTCTGGTTCTGAGAAATGCTGCTCTAGCTCAAGAGAACACAAGTTCCATTCCAGTATCTACACCCGTTTga